Proteins from one Apis cerana isolate GH-2021 linkage group LG11, AcerK_1.0, whole genome shotgun sequence genomic window:
- the LOC107995144 gene encoding ataxin-2 homolog isoform X2 — protein MPIILFRVVDLLKSEMINWKTEQRIVPGNDVLRRQIMVAEIVARQSGSPINGETACLNSNMPATHTIAHTSHGGHGGHDAHGPLPPLTHPVHHGAPPLTLQQQQQQQHQHQPQHQPPPPQQQPPQQHHHHHQPQQQTQQQQQQQQSHHHHDAQQRKQREFIPDNKKDDSYWDRRRRNNEAAKRSREKRRFNDMVLEQRVMELSKENHILKAQLEAIRDKFGICGESVISTEHVLAALPTEPPIGVKRAKIPPSAALLYARTPSPVHTSVIHQPVSGARSPRSPAQLYVAETPSYPETESFQYTYPHPAMHLDTTSALNLSRGRRAQSPFELSSGSGDEGPQLVVSSQNPAANNSLPHKLRHKSRIGDKDAASALLALQGIKQEPGPRASPPWDNEGSSDERDSGISLGAEWTGSTVSTVPENEREVKSRLDRLASEVASLQSILRIGKPAESSLVTGHSLPPNAAVNGP, from the exons ATGTGCTAAGAAGACAAATTATGGTGGCAGAAATTGTCGCCCGTCAGAGTGGATCGCCCATCAATGGTGAGACCGCGTGCCTGAACAGCAACATGCCGGCCACTCACACGATAGCGCACACGAGCCACGGCGGCCACGGTGGCCACGACGCCCACGGGCCCCTGCCGCCCCTCACCCATCCAGTCCACCACGGCGCGCCACCGTTAACGttgcaacagcagcagcaacagcagcatcAGCACCAGCCCCAACACCAACCGCCGCCGCCCCAACAGCAACCTCCGCAGCAACACCATCACCACCATCAACCGCAGCAACAGacgcagcaacagcagcagcagcaacagtcGCACCACCACCACGACGCCCAACAG CGCAAGCAACGGGAGTTCATCCCGGACAACAAGAAGGACGACAGCTACTGGGACCGTAGAAGGCGTAACAACGAGGCGGCCAAACGATCGCGAGAGAAGAGGCGTTTCAACGACATGGTGCTCGAGCAGCGTGTGATGGAGCTCAGCAAGGAGAATCACATTCTGAAGGCGCAGCTCGAGGCGATACGCGATAAATTCGGCATATGCGGCGAGTCCGTGATCAGCACCGAGCACGTGTTGGCGGCGTTGCCAACCGAGCCGCCGATAGGCGTGAAAAGGGCGAAGATACCGCCCTCTGCGGCCCTCCTCTACGCGAGAACGCCGAGCCCTGTCCACACGTCGGTCATACATCAGCCGGTAAGCGGCGCGAGATCGCCGAGATCGCCGGCGCAGTTGTACGTGGCCGAGACGCCCTCTTATCCCGAGACGGAGAGCTTCCAATACACTTACCCCCACCCAGCCATGCATCTGGACACGACGAGCGCCCTCAACCTGTCGCGCGGTCGACGCGCCCAGTCGCCGTTCGAGTTGTCGTCCGGGAGCGGGGACGAGGGGCCCCAATTGGTCGTAAGCTCGCAAAATCCGGCAGCCAACAACAGTCTACCTCACAAACTGAGGCACAAGTCGCGCATAGGCGACAAGGACGCAGCGAGCGCTCTGCTGGCCCTGCAGGGTATTAAACAGGAGCCGGGGCCGAGGGCGTCACCGCCGTGGGACAACGAGGGCTCGAGCGACGAACGCGACTCGGGCATCTCATTGGGCGCCGAGTGGACCGGCTCGACCGTTTCCACCGTACCCGAGAACGAGAGGGAGGTGAAGTCGAGGCTGGATCGTCTGGCCTCCGAGGTGGCGTCCCTGCAATCGATACTTCGTATCGGGAAACCGGCGGAGAGCAGTTTAGTCACCGGTCACTCGTTACCCCCGAACGCCGCCGTGAACGGGCCGTGA
- the LOC107995144 gene encoding ataxin-2 homolog isoform X1, protein MPIILFRVVDLLKSEMINWKTEQRIVPGNDVLRRQIMVAEIVARQSGSPINGETACLNSNMPATHTIAHTSHGGHGGHDAHGPLPPLTHPVHHGAPPLTLQQQQQQQHQHQPQHQPPPPQQQPPQQHHHHHQPQQQTQQQQQQQQSHHHHDAQQVTHPENFPPNFDIRKELFSQRKQREFIPDNKKDDSYWDRRRRNNEAAKRSREKRRFNDMVLEQRVMELSKENHILKAQLEAIRDKFGICGESVISTEHVLAALPTEPPIGVKRAKIPPSAALLYARTPSPVHTSVIHQPVSGARSPRSPAQLYVAETPSYPETESFQYTYPHPAMHLDTTSALNLSRGRRAQSPFELSSGSGDEGPQLVVSSQNPAANNSLPHKLRHKSRIGDKDAASALLALQGIKQEPGPRASPPWDNEGSSDERDSGISLGAEWTGSTVSTVPENEREVKSRLDRLASEVASLQSILRIGKPAESSLVTGHSLPPNAAVNGP, encoded by the coding sequence ATGTGCTAAGAAGACAAATTATGGTGGCAGAAATTGTCGCCCGTCAGAGTGGATCGCCCATCAATGGTGAGACCGCGTGCCTGAACAGCAACATGCCGGCCACTCACACGATAGCGCACACGAGCCACGGCGGCCACGGTGGCCACGACGCCCACGGGCCCCTGCCGCCCCTCACCCATCCAGTCCACCACGGCGCGCCACCGTTAACGttgcaacagcagcagcaacagcagcatcAGCACCAGCCCCAACACCAACCGCCGCCGCCCCAACAGCAACCTCCGCAGCAACACCATCACCACCATCAACCGCAGCAACAGacgcagcaacagcagcagcagcaacagtcGCACCACCACCACGACGCCCAACAGGTGACACACCCAGAAAATTTCCCCCCGAACTTCGACATCAGAAAAGAGCTATTTTCCCAGCGCAAGCAACGGGAGTTCATCCCGGACAACAAGAAGGACGACAGCTACTGGGACCGTAGAAGGCGTAACAACGAGGCGGCCAAACGATCGCGAGAGAAGAGGCGTTTCAACGACATGGTGCTCGAGCAGCGTGTGATGGAGCTCAGCAAGGAGAATCACATTCTGAAGGCGCAGCTCGAGGCGATACGCGATAAATTCGGCATATGCGGCGAGTCCGTGATCAGCACCGAGCACGTGTTGGCGGCGTTGCCAACCGAGCCGCCGATAGGCGTGAAAAGGGCGAAGATACCGCCCTCTGCGGCCCTCCTCTACGCGAGAACGCCGAGCCCTGTCCACACGTCGGTCATACATCAGCCGGTAAGCGGCGCGAGATCGCCGAGATCGCCGGCGCAGTTGTACGTGGCCGAGACGCCCTCTTATCCCGAGACGGAGAGCTTCCAATACACTTACCCCCACCCAGCCATGCATCTGGACACGACGAGCGCCCTCAACCTGTCGCGCGGTCGACGCGCCCAGTCGCCGTTCGAGTTGTCGTCCGGGAGCGGGGACGAGGGGCCCCAATTGGTCGTAAGCTCGCAAAATCCGGCAGCCAACAACAGTCTACCTCACAAACTGAGGCACAAGTCGCGCATAGGCGACAAGGACGCAGCGAGCGCTCTGCTGGCCCTGCAGGGTATTAAACAGGAGCCGGGGCCGAGGGCGTCACCGCCGTGGGACAACGAGGGCTCGAGCGACGAACGCGACTCGGGCATCTCATTGGGCGCCGAGTGGACCGGCTCGACCGTTTCCACCGTACCCGAGAACGAGAGGGAGGTGAAGTCGAGGCTGGATCGTCTGGCCTCCGAGGTGGCGTCCCTGCAATCGATACTTCGTATCGGGAAACCGGCGGAGAGCAGTTTAGTCACCGGTCACTCGTTACCCCCGAACGCCGCCGTGAACGGGCCGTGA
- the LOC107995144 gene encoding ataxin-2 homolog isoform X3 has product MVAEIVARQSGSPINGETACLNSNMPATHTIAHTSHGGHGGHDAHGPLPPLTHPVHHGAPPLTLQQQQQQQHQHQPQHQPPPPQQQPPQQHHHHHQPQQQTQQQQQQQQSHHHHDAQQVTHPENFPPNFDIRKELFSQRKQREFIPDNKKDDSYWDRRRRNNEAAKRSREKRRFNDMVLEQRVMELSKENHILKAQLEAIRDKFGICGESVISTEHVLAALPTEPPIGVKRAKIPPSAALLYARTPSPVHTSVIHQPVSGARSPRSPAQLYVAETPSYPETESFQYTYPHPAMHLDTTSALNLSRGRRAQSPFELSSGSGDEGPQLVVSSQNPAANNSLPHKLRHKSRIGDKDAASALLALQGIKQEPGPRASPPWDNEGSSDERDSGISLGAEWTGSTVSTVPENEREVKSRLDRLASEVASLQSILRIGKPAESSLVTGHSLPPNAAVNGP; this is encoded by the coding sequence ATGGTGGCAGAAATTGTCGCCCGTCAGAGTGGATCGCCCATCAATGGTGAGACCGCGTGCCTGAACAGCAACATGCCGGCCACTCACACGATAGCGCACACGAGCCACGGCGGCCACGGTGGCCACGACGCCCACGGGCCCCTGCCGCCCCTCACCCATCCAGTCCACCACGGCGCGCCACCGTTAACGttgcaacagcagcagcaacagcagcatcAGCACCAGCCCCAACACCAACCGCCGCCGCCCCAACAGCAACCTCCGCAGCAACACCATCACCACCATCAACCGCAGCAACAGacgcagcaacagcagcagcagcaacagtcGCACCACCACCACGACGCCCAACAGGTGACACACCCAGAAAATTTCCCCCCGAACTTCGACATCAGAAAAGAGCTATTTTCCCAGCGCAAGCAACGGGAGTTCATCCCGGACAACAAGAAGGACGACAGCTACTGGGACCGTAGAAGGCGTAACAACGAGGCGGCCAAACGATCGCGAGAGAAGAGGCGTTTCAACGACATGGTGCTCGAGCAGCGTGTGATGGAGCTCAGCAAGGAGAATCACATTCTGAAGGCGCAGCTCGAGGCGATACGCGATAAATTCGGCATATGCGGCGAGTCCGTGATCAGCACCGAGCACGTGTTGGCGGCGTTGCCAACCGAGCCGCCGATAGGCGTGAAAAGGGCGAAGATACCGCCCTCTGCGGCCCTCCTCTACGCGAGAACGCCGAGCCCTGTCCACACGTCGGTCATACATCAGCCGGTAAGCGGCGCGAGATCGCCGAGATCGCCGGCGCAGTTGTACGTGGCCGAGACGCCCTCTTATCCCGAGACGGAGAGCTTCCAATACACTTACCCCCACCCAGCCATGCATCTGGACACGACGAGCGCCCTCAACCTGTCGCGCGGTCGACGCGCCCAGTCGCCGTTCGAGTTGTCGTCCGGGAGCGGGGACGAGGGGCCCCAATTGGTCGTAAGCTCGCAAAATCCGGCAGCCAACAACAGTCTACCTCACAAACTGAGGCACAAGTCGCGCATAGGCGACAAGGACGCAGCGAGCGCTCTGCTGGCCCTGCAGGGTATTAAACAGGAGCCGGGGCCGAGGGCGTCACCGCCGTGGGACAACGAGGGCTCGAGCGACGAACGCGACTCGGGCATCTCATTGGGCGCCGAGTGGACCGGCTCGACCGTTTCCACCGTACCCGAGAACGAGAGGGAGGTGAAGTCGAGGCTGGATCGTCTGGCCTCCGAGGTGGCGTCCCTGCAATCGATACTTCGTATCGGGAAACCGGCGGAGAGCAGTTTAGTCACCGGTCACTCGTTACCCCCGAACGCCGCCGTGAACGGGCCGTGA